One Methylobacterium sp. AMS5 genomic region harbors:
- a CDS encoding CAP domain-containing protein, with the protein MTPDTTGLPSMYLPLTTGSTAVDTAAARDMISAYRRNNGAAPLVIDPELQRLAETEAAAMAASDRPSRSQTVRAAVTRLGYDGADANLSAGYHTLAEAFSGWRDSPPHRAVMLSPEATRMGIATAYAPGSKYKVYWALLVAK; encoded by the coding sequence ATGACGCCCGACACCACCGGGCTGCCGAGCATGTACCTGCCGCTCACCACTGGCAGCACCGCGGTGGATACGGCGGCAGCCCGGGACATGATCTCGGCCTATCGCCGCAACAACGGCGCCGCCCCGCTCGTCATCGATCCCGAATTGCAGCGCCTGGCCGAGACCGAGGCCGCGGCCATGGCGGCCTCCGACCGTCCGAGCAGGAGTCAAACCGTGCGCGCGGCCGTGACCCGGCTCGGCTATGACGGGGCGGATGCCAACCTTTCGGCGGGCTACCACACGCTCGCGGAAGCGTTCTCAGGCTGGCGCGACAGCCCTCCGCACCGGGCCGTCATGCTGTCTCCCGAGGCGACGCGGATGGGCATCGCCACCGCCTACGCGCCGGGCTCCAAATACAAGGTCTACTGGGCGCTGCTGGTGGCCAAGTAG